One region of Bacillus pumilus genomic DNA includes:
- a CDS encoding ABC transporter ATP-binding protein, translating to MLNVHNIKKYYEDKQVLKGITFHLKKGESFGLLGPNGAGKSTLIGILTGLIHATSGTITIEGIDVKKETKKAQQMIGIVPQEIALYLHLTAKENLMFWGRMYGLKGKELKSRVQETLELIGLKDRANDQVKVFSGGMKRRVNIGCAILHQPKLLIMDEPTVGIDPQSRSHILETVKTLNGEGMTIIYTSHYMEEVEFLCERMAIMDHGSIIALGDQHELSELVGNQREIVLTIKNEHGQNDIDRVRHFIQEADPMKEIVVQGNQIKIFDQHPQQLLSHLIQGMTALNIQIISAEIVEPNLENVFLYVTSKNLRD from the coding sequence TTGCTAAACGTACACAACATCAAGAAATATTATGAAGATAAACAGGTATTAAAAGGGATAACCTTTCACTTAAAAAAAGGAGAATCTTTTGGACTATTAGGTCCGAATGGTGCGGGGAAATCCACATTGATTGGCATCTTGACAGGGCTGATTCATGCCACAAGCGGCACCATAACGATTGAAGGTATAGATGTAAAAAAAGAAACAAAAAAGGCGCAGCAAATGATAGGAATTGTTCCGCAAGAGATCGCTTTATATTTACATTTGACAGCAAAAGAAAATTTAATGTTTTGGGGGAGAATGTATGGACTCAAAGGAAAAGAGTTGAAAAGCAGAGTACAAGAAACACTTGAGCTAATTGGTCTTAAAGATAGAGCAAATGATCAAGTGAAAGTATTCTCTGGAGGAATGAAAAGAAGAGTAAATATCGGTTGCGCGATATTACATCAACCAAAACTATTAATCATGGATGAGCCTACTGTAGGCATAGATCCCCAATCTAGAAGTCATATATTAGAAACAGTTAAGACATTAAATGGAGAAGGAATGACCATTATATATACTAGTCATTACATGGAAGAAGTTGAATTTTTATGTGAAAGAATGGCCATTATGGATCATGGGTCTATCATTGCTTTAGGGGATCAGCATGAATTAAGTGAGCTTGTCGGAAATCAAAGAGAAATTGTTTTGACCATAAAAAATGAACATGGACAAAATGATATAGATCGAGTGCGTCATTTCATACAAGAAGCCGATCCTATGAAAGAAATCGTGGTTCAAGGAAATCAAATAAAAATATTTGATCAACATCCTCAGCAATTATTAAGTCATCTCATTCAAGGAATGACCGCATTAAATATTCAAATTATTTCAGCAGAAATCGTAGAACCAAATTTAGAAAATGTCTTTTTGTATGTAACTAGTAAAAATTTGAGGGATTAG